From Thermodesulfobacteriota bacterium, a single genomic window includes:
- a CDS encoding pyrimidine 5'-nucleotidase, translating into MAAPLFIFDLDNTLYPRELPIWRMVDDRIERYVVERLGTDAESARRVRMDFLAEYGSTLRGLMRHHGVRPAEYLEYIHDVPVPELVPPRLDLQEMLSGLPGRCVVFTNGSWDYARRVLSALGVEGRMEGIYGIEFMEYIAKPSPYPYAKLLRAAGARAEDSCFCEDSRRNLLPAHEMGMFTVLVGGSAEPQASLLRKMPPPSFRPHAVIDDVCDLPEALHAFPPLSRGETVAAGGRACAASPYQTGGRE; encoded by the coding sequence ATGGCCGCGCCGCTGTTCATCTTCGACCTCGACAACACGCTCTATCCGCGCGAGCTCCCGATCTGGCGGATGGTGGACGACCGGATCGAGCGGTACGTCGTCGAACGGTTGGGGACCGACGCGGAGAGCGCCCGCCGCGTGCGGATGGATTTCCTCGCGGAGTACGGATCGACCCTCCGCGGCCTGATGCGCCACCACGGCGTGCGGCCGGCCGAATACCTGGAGTACATCCACGACGTCCCGGTGCCCGAACTGGTGCCCCCGCGCCTCGACCTGCAGGAGATGCTTTCGGGGCTGCCCGGCCGGTGCGTCGTGTTCACGAACGGTTCGTGGGATTACGCCCGGCGCGTCCTTTCCGCGCTTGGGGTCGAAGGCAGGATGGAAGGGATTTACGGGATCGAGTTCATGGAATACATCGCCAAGCCGTCGCCGTACCCGTACGCGAAGCTGCTGCGGGCAGCGGGGGCCCGCGCGGAGGACTCCTGTTTCTGCGAGGACAGCAGGCGCAACTTGCTGCCGGCGCACGAGATGGGGATGTTCACCGTGCTGGTGGGCGGGAGCGCGGAGCCGCAGGCGTCTCTCCTTCGGAAGATGCCGCCGCCTTCGTTCAGGCCGCACGCCGTCATCGACGACGTGTGCGACCTGCCGGAGGCGCTCCACGCGTTTCCGCCGCTCTCCCGCGGGGAGACGGTGGCGGCCGGGGGGCGCGCCTGTGCGGCGTCGCCCTACCAGACAGGAGGAAGGGAATGA
- a CDS encoding TldD/PmbA family protein — protein MSHKRFEFVLREVARRGGGEAELYEESARVRKYEARDGRLDTIAFSDTLSLGLRLFREGRMGFSYGFLGDEADLARMVEEAVFCLEASDPDDAYGLPDAAGAPPALALYDPSRETVFEEEKGEFARALEAKALRRDPRMKRVRTASLSETVAGISLVNSRGVSVQRLESGCVAYVEAVAEDGGEGQSGYGFGFARSLRGLDAETVAGEGADKALRMLGAVRPKTGEYRAVIESGAAADLLEVLGPSFLAPQVAKGKSMLAGKVGARVASDAVAVFDDPLDPAGAGAETFDGEGTPAQRRELISGGALRGYLADAFWGRKIGTGSTGACRRPGPKQPPTVGSSNLCVSSGTLSFEALLSAAGEGILVTEFLGIHTADPVSGDFSVGASGLRIAGGTLAEPLHGFALSGNVLDLLGKVEAAGSDFRWFGRTGAPSLLVSRIALGGE, from the coding sequence GTGTCGCATAAGCGGTTCGAGTTCGTTCTCCGGGAGGTTGCGCGGCGGGGCGGCGGCGAGGCCGAGCTGTACGAGGAGTCCGCCCGCGTCCGCAAGTACGAGGCGCGCGACGGTCGCCTGGATACGATCGCCTTTTCCGACACCCTGTCGCTGGGGCTGCGCCTGTTCCGCGAGGGCCGGATGGGCTTCTCCTACGGGTTTCTCGGGGACGAGGCCGACCTGGCCCGGATGGTGGAGGAGGCCGTGTTCTGCCTCGAGGCGTCCGATCCCGACGACGCGTACGGGCTGCCCGACGCCGCGGGGGCTCCCCCTGCGCTCGCGCTGTACGATCCTTCAAGGGAAACCGTGTTCGAAGAGGAGAAAGGGGAGTTCGCCCGGGCGCTCGAGGCGAAGGCCTTGAGGCGCGATCCGCGGATGAAGCGGGTCCGGACGGCCTCCTTGAGCGAGACGGTCGCCGGGATCTCCCTCGTGAACTCCCGCGGCGTTTCCGTACAGCGGCTCGAATCGGGCTGCGTCGCGTACGTGGAGGCGGTGGCGGAGGACGGCGGGGAAGGGCAGTCCGGGTACGGGTTCGGCTTCGCGCGCTCCCTGCGGGGGCTCGACGCGGAGACGGTCGCCGGGGAAGGCGCGGACAAGGCGCTGCGCATGCTCGGGGCGGTCCGGCCGAAGACGGGGGAATATCGCGCGGTGATCGAGAGCGGCGCGGCGGCGGACCTGCTCGAGGTCCTCGGACCCTCGTTCCTCGCTCCCCAGGTGGCGAAAGGGAAATCGATGCTGGCGGGCAAGGTCGGCGCGCGCGTGGCGTCCGACGCGGTCGCGGTCTTCGACGATCCGCTCGATCCCGCGGGGGCCGGCGCAGAGACGTTCGACGGGGAAGGGACGCCGGCGCAGCGGCGGGAGCTGATCTCCGGCGGCGCGCTGCGCGGCTACCTGGCGGACGCCTTCTGGGGGCGGAAGATCGGGACCGGCTCCACGGGCGCGTGTCGCCGGCCGGGGCCGAAGCAGCCGCCCACGGTGGGCTCCTCCAACCTCTGCGTCTCTTCCGGAACCCTCTCCTTCGAGGCGCTTCTGAGTGCCGCGGGGGAGGGGATCCTCGTCACGGAGTTCCTCGGGATCCACACGGCAGATCCCGTTTCGGGCGATTTCTCCGTGGGGGCGTCGGGGCTGCGCATCGCGGGCGGCACGCTCGCGGAGCCGCTCCACGGCTTTGCGCTTTCCGGCAACGTTCTCGACCTGCTCGGCAAGGTGGAGGCGGCGGGATCCGATTTCCGGTGGTTCGGCCGGACCGGCGCGCCATCTCTCCTGGTGAGCCGCATCGCGCTGGGAGGGGAGTGA
- a CDS encoding N-acetyltransferase, whose product MIRKARMSDVKVIQNLIGEYARKGDMLPRSLSDIYENLRDYFVFENDAGEVIGSAAIHLMWEDLAEVRSLAVREGDMRRGIGTMLVEACISEAIVLGITRVFALTYRPDFFKRLGFRQVDKAELPHKIWSDCLKCAKFPDCDEVALVADFTGSPRVA is encoded by the coding sequence ATGATCCGGAAAGCGCGGATGTCGGACGTCAAGGTGATCCAGAACCTGATCGGGGAGTACGCCCGCAAGGGCGACATGCTCCCGCGGTCGCTGAGCGACATCTACGAGAACCTGCGCGACTACTTCGTTTTCGAGAACGACGCGGGGGAAGTGATCGGCTCCGCGGCCATCCACCTCATGTGGGAGGACCTCGCCGAGGTGCGCTCCCTCGCGGTCCGCGAAGGCGACATGCGGCGCGGCATCGGGACCATGCTGGTGGAGGCGTGCATCTCGGAGGCCATCGTCCTGGGCATCACGCGCGTGTTCGCCCTGACCTACCGTCCCGACTTCTTCAAGCGGCTCGGCTTCCGGCAGGTGGACAAGGCGGAGCTTCCACACAAGATCTGGTCGGATTGCCTCAAGTGCGCCAAGTTCCCCGACTGCGACGAGGTCGCGCTGGTGGCCGATTTCACCGGGAGCCCGCGTGTCGCATAA
- the recN gene encoding DNA repair protein RecN — MLIELAVRNLAIFEDVRVAFTPGLNVVTGETGSGKSLLVEAIRLALGEKADPMAVRTGEAEAEVSALFDLSRREELRDAVEEAGLPWEEEVVLRRVLPAGGRSRAYLNGRPVAQPVLAVLSPLLVTMVGQHSVPQLLSRSAALSSIDDFAGTGEAASGMRKRYRKIAALRREADEAVARGAGARSRSETLDFEIGELSAAALVPGEEEELAAFLQAARNEGKVREALRAADDALSSSENASLASLGFALSRLREAAALDPRLREIAGRLGSFREEVAEIAREVAALAERASEDPGARERAEERLSAIRRLERKYGKDVPGLVAHLAALREERESLAGALAEEARLRGELRREEEEGVRCAGVLSAARRKAAQEMGEAVEKEMSKVALAGARFRAVVASRDAIPGSLSESGLDDAELLFSANPGQETRPLASTASGGELSRVMLSLRNAASRGGGGRTLVFDEIDTGIGGQVAERVGARLKGLSASSQVVCVTHLPQVAAFADRHLRVTKRPAGETVATGVKPLAKQDRIDELARMISGAEITGQAKAHAKALLEKAGGK, encoded by the coding sequence ATGCTGATCGAGCTCGCCGTCCGCAACCTCGCCATCTTCGAAGACGTTCGCGTCGCTTTTACCCCCGGACTGAACGTGGTCACCGGGGAGACGGGCTCCGGGAAGTCGCTCCTCGTGGAGGCGATCCGGCTCGCGCTGGGGGAGAAGGCCGACCCGATGGCGGTGCGGACCGGCGAGGCGGAGGCCGAGGTCTCCGCGCTGTTCGACCTGTCGCGGCGCGAAGAACTGCGCGATGCGGTGGAAGAGGCGGGGCTTCCGTGGGAGGAGGAGGTCGTCCTGAGGCGGGTCCTTCCGGCGGGCGGCCGAAGCCGCGCGTACCTCAACGGGCGCCCCGTGGCGCAGCCGGTGCTCGCCGTCCTCTCCCCCCTGCTGGTGACGATGGTGGGGCAGCACAGCGTGCCGCAGCTTCTGTCGCGCTCCGCGGCGCTGTCGTCGATCGACGATTTCGCCGGGACGGGGGAGGCCGCTTCCGGGATGCGGAAGCGGTACCGGAAGATCGCCGCCCTGCGGCGGGAGGCGGACGAGGCCGTCGCGCGCGGGGCGGGGGCGCGGAGCCGGTCCGAGACGCTCGACTTCGAGATCGGGGAGCTTTCCGCGGCCGCCCTCGTTCCCGGCGAGGAGGAGGAGCTCGCCGCGTTCCTCCAGGCGGCGCGCAACGAGGGGAAGGTCCGGGAGGCGCTCCGCGCGGCGGACGACGCCCTGTCATCCTCGGAGAACGCTTCGCTCGCATCGTTGGGGTTCGCCCTGTCGCGGCTGAGAGAGGCGGCGGCGCTCGACCCGCGGCTGCGGGAGATCGCCGGCCGGCTCGGCTCCTTCCGCGAGGAGGTGGCCGAGATCGCCCGGGAGGTCGCCGCGCTGGCGGAGAGGGCGTCGGAGGATCCGGGGGCGAGGGAGCGCGCGGAGGAGCGGCTGAGCGCGATCCGCCGGCTCGAGCGCAAGTACGGGAAGGACGTGCCCGGACTGGTCGCGCACCTCGCCGCGCTGCGGGAGGAGAGGGAATCGCTGGCGGGCGCGCTCGCGGAGGAGGCCCGGCTGCGCGGGGAGCTGCGCCGCGAGGAGGAGGAAGGAGTGCGGTGCGCCGGGGTGCTCTCCGCCGCCCGCCGGAAGGCCGCGCAGGAGATGGGGGAAGCCGTCGAAAAGGAGATGTCGAAGGTTGCGCTCGCAGGGGCCCGCTTCCGGGCCGTCGTGGCTTCCCGGGACGCGATCCCCGGATCGCTCTCGGAGTCCGGCCTCGACGATGCGGAGCTTCTGTTCTCGGCGAACCCGGGGCAGGAGACGCGCCCGCTGGCGTCGACCGCTTCCGGTGGGGAGCTCTCCCGCGTCATGCTGTCGCTGCGCAACGCCGCCTCGCGCGGCGGCGGGGGGCGGACGCTGGTGTTCGACGAGATCGACACGGGCATCGGCGGCCAGGTGGCGGAGCGGGTGGGCGCGCGCCTGAAAGGGCTCTCGGCGTCCTCCCAGGTCGTCTGCGTCACGCACCTGCCCCAGGTCGCCGCCTTCGCGGACCGGCACCTGCGCGTGACGAAGCGCCCGGCGGGGGAGACGGTGGCTACCGGGGTGAAACCGCTGGCGAAACAGGATAGAATCGATGAATTGGCCCGGATGATCTCCGGGGCGGAGATCACGGGGCAGGCGAAGGCGCACGCGAAGGCGCTGCTCGAGAAGGCGGGCGGGAAATGA
- a CDS encoding NAD(+)/NADH kinase: protein MKCVGIIAKHTDPRAESIVSELCRWLAERGREAALDKETAGLLGRTDGIVRSKLPGLCEFLIVIGGDGTLLSAARVVGSSGVPILGVNLGGLGFMTAVTLDELYPMLERILRNEVAYDERMMLSAHVHRLGERVADYTVLNDVVINKGALAKIIDIRVSVDDQFLASYKADGLIISTPTGSTGYSLSAQGPIVHPSLHTIVVSPICPHMLTLRPLLVPDTMVVRAELTSEGTDVYLTLDGQVGFGLREGDVIEVRKINAKLRFIMSPFRDYFTVLRTKLKWGER from the coding sequence ATGAAGTGCGTCGGAATCATCGCCAAGCACACCGACCCGCGGGCCGAATCGATCGTCTCCGAGCTCTGCAGGTGGCTGGCGGAGCGGGGGCGGGAGGCCGCCCTCGACAAGGAGACGGCGGGGCTGCTCGGCAGGACCGACGGCATCGTCCGCTCGAAGCTTCCCGGGCTCTGCGAATTCCTGATCGTGATCGGCGGCGACGGCACGCTGCTCTCCGCCGCTCGCGTCGTCGGATCCTCGGGCGTGCCGATCCTCGGCGTGAACCTGGGCGGACTCGGGTTCATGACGGCCGTCACGCTGGACGAACTCTATCCGATGCTGGAACGGATCCTCAGGAACGAGGTCGCCTACGACGAGCGGATGATGCTGTCGGCGCACGTCCACCGGCTGGGGGAGCGGGTGGCCGACTACACGGTCCTGAACGACGTGGTGATCAACAAGGGGGCGCTGGCGAAGATCATCGACATCCGGGTTTCGGTCGACGACCAGTTCCTTGCCTCCTACAAGGCGGACGGCCTGATCATCTCCACGCCCACCGGCTCCACGGGCTACTCCCTCTCCGCGCAGGGGCCGATCGTGCACCCCTCGCTGCACACGATCGTCGTCAGCCCGATCTGCCCGCACATGCTGACGCTGCGCCCCTTGCTCGTCCCCGACACCATGGTCGTCCGCGCCGAGCTGACCTCGGAGGGGACCGACGTGTACCTCACCCTCGACGGGCAGGTGGGTTTCGGGCTGCGGGAGGGAGATGTTATCGAGGTAAGAAAAATCAATGCAAAACTGCGGTTTATCATGTCGCCCTTCAGGGACTACTTTACCGTCCTGCGGACCAAGCTGAAGTGGGGAGAGCGGTGA
- a CDS encoding replication-associated recombination protein A, translating to MRAPLADRMRPAALSDFAGQEELLGEGKFLSSVLSARPLPSLIFWGPPGSGKTTLARILAKETDAVFLPYSAVLSGVKEIKEALAELKKTRRLEGEEAARPAILFIDEIHRFNKAQQDALLPFVEDGTVTLFGTTTENPSFEIRNALLSRCRVLVLTPLLPGHLETICRRALTDPERGLGQPETFLSPEALQHIVAVADGDARVALNALEAAAAIALHKGLSAIDVETAQEALRKKGLQYDKDGEEHYNLISALHKSLRGSDPDAALYWLARMLSAGEDPLYIARRMIRFASEDVGNAAPGALQVTLAAAEAYRTLGSPEGELALAQAAVYLATAPKSNRTYLAWQRAMRDAEAGGTLPVPLHLRNAPTRLMKELGYGKEYKYPHDFADGFVPENYFPEELGRRTYYRPSGAGHEKVIGERLKNWWDKSK from the coding sequence ATGCGCGCCCCCCTTGCCGACCGCATGCGCCCGGCGGCCCTCTCCGACTTCGCCGGTCAGGAGGAGCTCCTCGGGGAGGGGAAATTCCTCTCCTCGGTGCTCTCCGCCCGCCCGCTCCCGTCCCTCATATTCTGGGGCCCCCCGGGATCGGGAAAGACGACGCTCGCCCGGATCCTCGCGAAGGAGACCGACGCCGTCTTCCTCCCGTACTCCGCGGTCCTCTCGGGAGTCAAGGAGATCAAGGAGGCGCTCGCGGAGCTGAAGAAAACCCGCCGCCTGGAAGGCGAGGAAGCCGCCCGCCCGGCCATCCTCTTCATCGACGAGATCCACCGGTTCAACAAGGCGCAGCAGGACGCGCTGCTCCCCTTCGTGGAAGACGGCACCGTCACGCTCTTCGGGACCACCACCGAGAACCCGTCGTTCGAGATCCGCAACGCGCTGCTGTCGCGCTGCCGCGTGCTGGTGCTCACCCCGCTGCTCCCGGGCCACCTCGAAACGATCTGCCGCAGGGCGCTGACCGACCCGGAGCGGGGGCTGGGGCAGCCGGAGACGTTCCTTTCCCCCGAGGCGCTGCAGCACATCGTCGCGGTGGCGGACGGCGACGCGCGCGTCGCGCTGAACGCCCTCGAGGCGGCCGCTGCGATCGCGCTCCACAAGGGGCTGTCGGCGATCGACGTGGAAACGGCGCAGGAGGCGCTGCGGAAGAAGGGGCTCCAGTACGACAAGGACGGCGAGGAGCATTACAACCTGATCTCCGCGCTGCACAAGTCGCTGCGCGGCTCCGACCCCGACGCCGCCCTGTACTGGCTCGCGCGGATGCTCTCCGCCGGGGAGGACCCGCTCTACATCGCCCGCCGGATGATCCGCTTCGCGTCGGAAGACGTCGGGAACGCCGCCCCGGGGGCGCTGCAGGTCACGCTCGCGGCGGCCGAGGCATACCGGACGCTGGGAAGCCCGGAGGGGGAGCTGGCGCTGGCGCAGGCGGCCGTGTACCTCGCCACCGCGCCGAAGAGCAACCGGACTTACCTCGCCTGGCAGCGGGCGATGCGCGACGCGGAGGCCGGCGGCACCCTCCCGGTGCCGCTGCATCTGCGGAACGCGCCGACGCGGCTGATGAAGGAGCTGGGGTACGGGAAGGAGTACAAGTACCCCCACGACTTCGCGGACGGCTTCGTCCCGGAGAACTACTTCCCCGAGGAGCTCGGCCGCCGGACGTATTACCGCCCGTCCGGGGCAGGACATGAAAAAGTGATCGGGGAGCGACTGAAGAACTGGTGGGACAAATCGAAGTAG
- a CDS encoding class I SAM-dependent methyltransferase: protein MSTRHLDIGCGNLARNPYRRDRVYGLDIMETVESPRFHEYAQANLAVDRIPFEDGFFDSVSAYDFLEHVPRTLYLPERKTMRFPFVELMNEIWRVLGNGGLLYASTPCYPYQETFVDPTHVNFITVESHIYFTRPALMGAMYGFSGCFDAVRVKMHRPRYDFEPEILTFRQKIKKAGDVLKRRNTHMLWEFRAVK from the coding sequence ATGAGCACGCGCCACCTGGACATCGGTTGCGGCAACCTGGCCCGCAATCCCTACCGGCGGGACCGGGTATACGGGCTGGATATCATGGAGACCGTGGAGTCTCCGCGGTTCCACGAGTACGCGCAGGCGAACCTCGCCGTGGACAGGATCCCGTTCGAGGACGGCTTTTTCGATTCCGTTTCCGCATACGATTTCCTGGAACATGTGCCCCGGACCCTTTACCTGCCGGAGCGGAAAACGATGCGGTTCCCTTTCGTGGAGCTGATGAACGAGATCTGGCGGGTCCTTGGAAACGGCGGCCTGCTGTATGCTTCCACCCCATGCTATCCCTACCAGGAAACGTTCGTCGACCCTACGCACGTGAACTTCATCACCGTGGAGTCGCATATCTATTTCACAAGGCCCGCTCTGATGGGGGCGATGTACGGATTTTCCGGATGCTTCGACGCCGTCCGCGTCAAGATGCACCGGCCCAGGTACGATTTCGAGCCGGAAATCCTGACCTTCCGGCAGAAGATCAAGAAGGCCGGGGACGTGCTGAAAAGAAGGAACACGCACATGCTGTGGGAATTCCGCGCCGTGAAATGA
- a CDS encoding class I SAM-dependent methyltransferase, with protein sequence MICRICGNGEGNREYDVREMMYGFRDLFRYFRCSGCGCLQIAEIPSDIARYYPDGYYSLASGPEKPSPGAWKKRWMRLRYGPVVFGDGSARKLLNALFPNKGLQFLHLLSLSLNRDMSILEAGCGSGGLLYFFAEMGIRNVLGADPFIGKDIEYRNGLKILKKEIGEVGGAWDLVMFHHSLEHIPSQVETMRAVSRLLKPDGRCLVRIPICSSYAWERYGVHWVQLDAPRHFYLHSFDSMKRLAALAGLEVCRVVHDSTAFQLWGSEQYLRDIPLRDKRSYSCGRKNSVFSLREMQAFKRRTKELNREGKGDQAIFCLKKA encoded by the coding sequence ATGATCTGCAGGATCTGCGGGAACGGGGAAGGAAACCGGGAATACGACGTCCGGGAGATGATGTACGGGTTCCGGGACCTGTTCCGCTACTTCCGGTGCTCCGGGTGCGGCTGCCTGCAGATCGCGGAGATCCCTTCCGACATCGCCCGGTATTATCCGGACGGCTACTACTCGCTGGCGTCCGGTCCGGAAAAGCCGTCCCCGGGGGCGTGGAAAAAACGCTGGATGCGCCTCCGGTACGGCCCGGTCGTTTTCGGCGACGGGTCGGCCAGGAAACTCCTGAACGCGCTCTTCCCCAACAAGGGACTGCAGTTCCTCCACCTCTTGTCATTGTCGCTGAACCGGGACATGAGCATTCTCGAGGCGGGTTGCGGATCGGGGGGGCTGCTCTATTTTTTCGCGGAGATGGGGATCCGGAACGTCCTGGGCGCAGACCCGTTCATCGGGAAGGACATCGAGTACCGAAACGGGCTGAAAATCCTGAAGAAGGAGATCGGAGAGGTCGGGGGCGCGTGGGACCTGGTGATGTTCCACCACTCCCTCGAGCACATCCCTTCCCAGGTCGAGACGATGCGGGCCGTCTCGCGTCTACTGAAGCCGGACGGACGCTGCCTGGTCCGGATCCCGATCTGCTCTTCCTACGCCTGGGAGCGCTACGGCGTCCACTGGGTGCAGCTCGACGCTCCCAGGCATTTCTACCTGCACTCGTTCGACAGCATGAAACGGCTGGCCGCCCTGGCCGGGCTGGAGGTGTGCAGGGTGGTGCACGATTCGACCGCGTTCCAGCTGTGGGGGAGCGAGCAGTACCTGCGGGATATCCCGCTGCGGGACAAGCGGTCGTATTCCTGCGGCAGGAAGAACTCGGTCTTTTCCTTGCGGGAGATGCAGGCCTTCAAGCGGCGGACGAAGGAGCTCAACCGGGAAGGGAAGGGCGATCAGGCGATCTTCTGTCTGAAGAAGGCGTAA